A segment of the Calypte anna isolate BGI_N300 chromosome 4B, bCalAnn1_v1.p, whole genome shotgun sequence genome:
ccaaaactATTTATGTAAAGAGAGTGGAAGTCTTCTGACAGTAAGCTTGCTTCTCCTAAGTATCTTTTGTAGACCTTTTGTTTGAAGAGACCTCCGGTGGCTCACAGACTAGAgcactggttttcattttgtattgAAATAGCATATAGAATATCTTTTTATAGCAAAGAACAATCCAGTTCAGTCTTGCAGTTGTATTAATTTTACAAATTCTAAATcataacagaaagaaagaaatcatcTTTGTTGGAAACGGAAGCGGCCAGGATCTTGTTACCTTCTTTCTCAATTCTGACAGTTATGTTTTCCAGTCTTGTCAGACAAGTTTATATGAAAATGTGTAGTCTTGAGAGGTGGGTGATAGGAAAGAAATGTGGGTGTTGCAAGCAATAAAACTGTCAACAAGAGAAGTTAGGTCTGTGGTTAACGTACAATCTCATGTAGCTGATGGTTATTAAAGATAACTCTGTGTAAGAGAATTCTTGTGATGCAGTGTGGTACTTGTCGGCCACTGCATTTTCATAGTGATTGTGCTTGGAAGTCAGTGATGGAAAGAATACTACATTCTGCTGCATAATCCTTTACAGTCTGCAGTGTCAGAGAGGACCTTGTAGTTCTGGCACAAATCAAAATTACTTCCTTGCAGGGAGAGTTTTAGAAGTGAGAATGCAGACCTATTGAATGTAAGTGGTGAAGAGTGCACAAAAGTGGTGTAGACTGAGGAAGTCAGAAGAGGAGAATTGTTTTGTGTACCGCAGTGTAGCTTCTCTCCgagtttttttaatacttgttCTGCCATTTTAGGCAGGAGTCTCATGTTTATCCTCTTCAGGATTTCTGAACCTATGCTTAACTGAGTTTAGAAAGTTGAGTAAGGCTAAGTAAGGAGTAGTTTTGCTTTGATTCATTGAATTTGTGAGGAGgtatttgcatttctgaagcTGTATCTCAGGACTTGGCtgctgttgggttttatttgtcagttcagtgttttcagtttCCTGTGCCTGAGGGTCTGACAGGATTTCAAGGTTGTCAATAACATCACATCTTAGAAGCTTATGGACAACCTTTCAAATTACTTGACCAGAACCCAGCCCTGTCTCCTCTGTACATCCTGCCTAATAGGGGTGACAGACCAGAGTGTATCTACacacaaagcaaaattttatGATAAATTGAAATAATGATGCAGTTGGCTAAAAGACATAAATCAGAATATCTACTACACCGTAGTCAACAATGTAAGTGCTATAGCAACTACTAATTGTTGGCATTTGCTACATCTAGAACAATAACCAAAGCAATATTTTGAAGCAACATGTTAAAGCAATCATTTAAAGCCAGCTTAATTATTAAATAGGGGTTTAGTGTAACTTAGCCTACCCAGTGACTGTGGGGCAGCTCCCTCTCTCTTAGCCTGTGAGGAATAACCACTCAAGGGGAACCCCCACTGGCGGGGATCATCCCAAACACACCCCATGGGGTAAATGTGCAAGAATCCTACCCAGTCAAGAATGGGACTAGGCTTTTATAGAATGAAGTGGTTGACTGTCAGTCACTCACTGCTAAGCCAAACCTCCTTTTTTCAGGGATCCTTCTAGCATAGCAAAAGactttttcataaaaacattGTTCCTTCCTTTatgagttttctgtttttctctctgtctgtgCCCAGCTGCTCCAGACTGGCCTCCAGCACTAAGGAACAGCATGTACTGGTAGTTGGTTTTCACCAGAGAGCATACAGAGCAGAGTGAATGCCTTTTTCCCACAGAAGCCCACTGAGGCAGAGCAGGTCTTTTTCCCACAGAGGCCCAATGCTGCACAACCACAAATGGCAGAGGAATGGGTTTCCCAGGGaagatttcatttcttttatcCAAATACTTTGGGCTGTGGCTTCTTTCTAGGCTGAATAGCAAGTTTTGACGTTTGGAGGGGTGTCCTTCCATTTGTTTTGCTTATCTTTTTCCTCACATCATACTTCTCAAGACTTAaccaagttttttttccaggaatattttttaGTAACTTTGCTCTTGATGCAGTATCTGGGTGGTTTTTTCACCGTTAGTCATTACTCAGCTGCCCAGCTGGGCAAACCTTGCTTCTAGCTTTTGTTCCATGTGCTCTGgttcctttttaaagaaagtggAACATCACTAAGGGTGGCTGGACTAAACGCCCTGTGTGACAAGGCAGGGTTGGGAACCTTCCTGggcatttatttcagttctggTTCACTGCTGGCCCTCCAGTCCCTTGTCTCTGCTGAAATATGGAGCAATACCTTGCAGCAGAGATTTAAAGGTGGAGGCAGGTTTTTTGtgggcttttaaaatttatttaaagttCCCACTGAAGAATTAGGTGGCTACCTACTGAGGAAGATCTCAGAAAGGCTTATTTGCATGCCCagatatttctgcatttttaaatatcaaaccAGACACACCAGTATCCTGGCTGTTAATACAGTCCTTCACTGAGAGGGCCCAGGAGTTGTGTTCACATGTGGtccttgatttttcttctgtatatttATTCTATTGAATAAATCTGTCAAGTAAACATAAAAGCCAGTCATGCAAAAAATCCTTTGTAAACACAGTATTCCTGTTTATTGTGGAGATAAGGGCAGACTTCAGAATTTGAGTGCAGTTCTTGAAGTTACAGACCTTTTGGTGATGTGTCAAATATTTATGAGTCTGTAGAATAATAATgcagaataatattttataacatATCAAATTTGGGTTTTTGCAGATTTACACTTTGGACATAGACAAACCTGAGGATTGTTGGAAGAAATTTACTTCAAATCGTACTGTAGGAGTTCTGCTCTTCACAGGGATTGTATTTGGAAATCTGTGGAAACAAAAAGACTCAAAAAATGTAGAAGAGCCTTTAGAAAACAGGTAGTTCAAATTGCTATAAATACTGATATTTTAGTCCAGCTAAAATGTAAGTACTGTAAGAAGGAAAACGCTTTTAATATAACTACAGCTGCCCAGGATTTTATACAAAGTAGATGTCTCAGTGACAGGGTGTGGGAAAATGCAAAGTGATTTCAGGATGTAAATAAAGTCTCTATATGTTTGGTTTTCTGACTGCATGAATAATTTTCAGTCTGAGTTGGAGCTTGTTGTCTAAAAGTACTGCAATAACAATTTTTATCCTCAGATGGACATAGGACAACCAGCACGGCTGGCAGGGACTCACCAGCTCAGGTGTAGCAGCAGCCACTGGTAGCACAACATGGGAATGAAAAGGTGGCTCAACTCTAAAAAAGTGACAAAGGTGTGTCAGCATGTGGAAAGATCAGAGCATCCTGTAGGATGAAGTCACTAAAAAGCTGTCTGAAAATTAAGGTAATCCATCACCTGTACCAGCATTGTGGATGGAAGACACTGAAAGCACAAGTGTTGTGATGAAGGACGGGTGAGAGGAGGTGTTTGGtgtgtgctgctttgcttttttcctttcgGCAAAAGCCAGGAAGCGACACTAATTTGTTTCTAAGTGCAACACAGTGCAAATACCAGGAGGGAAGATCTGTTTAAGCttcaaaacaaagctgaaaagaaaaactgaggatTTTAATCGGCCATGTGGAAGCAATGTGTACTTTCAGTACTTGCTGAAGACACCTGGCTTACTTGAGAGGTGAGTTTCCTGCAGAGCCTCTCTGTAAGTTGTAGCAGAGACAAAAGGCCAGAGCAATTTTACACACTGTGTGTGCTAGATACAGTATCAGAAttacaaaggaaataataaaaaacctcGTTGATTTTACAGCACTTTTCCTGGATGGTTGGTggtgctgaaaaaaacaatgcCCTCCTAcccccagccaggcagctgtgGCACATGTGGTTTTGTCTGAGCTGAGCAAGAAGATGGCTACAACaattcaaagcaaaaccagcaaaaaacagTTCAAATGCCAAGttcaaaacttttaaaaatgcagctttaaTTTCTGGATGAATGAGCAGAAATTCCTacctgaatgaaaaaaaacccaaaacctacCTCAGCAGAACACAATTCCTCTTAAATTGCAGAGCTTCTTGGCTGTGAAAGTTTAATAAGAAAGATCTAATACAGAATCTGTTGCTTCAGTTGCATAAAGAACAGAACCAAGCCTGTAACAAGCTGTGAGGCTGGAGGGGAAAGTAACTGCATGCCCATTCCacagtacctttttttttttttgaactgtTATTAAAGTATTGTTCATCTCTGAATggagataaaattattttgtttcaatatGCTTTTCAAGTTaaccctgcaggcagcagcacatgcAGAGAGTGAGAGGACTGTTTTGAGGAGAAACTTCAACAGCATTGATTGGCTGCTTCATAGGAGGACCTGTGTGCATTTTGTGTTGGTTGTTATGCTGCAGTGTGGCCAAAAATTTGTGAGCcagatttttcagcttcatCAGAGCTTATTTTTCCCCCACATGCTGTCATGCTATTAATGACTTTGGCAGGAAATAtatacttgaaaataaaagtatttgagagaaaaattaaggaaatgcAGACTTTATGTGCACCATAATGTGCTGTTTTTGCAGTACTTGCATGACTGTTGTGCTTAAAGtttgtttggaagggaccttagagaaTTTATTTGCTTAGTGCTGACACGGtgcctctttcccctctccccactgGTGCATGTGTGACACCAGGCAGTGGATCCAGCCATGCCATAAATTCAAGGTTTGACAGGTGCCTGGAAGAGGTTTGGCACTGACCCAGCCTGTCGGAGGGGTTGGGAGGTCTCCTGTTCCTTTCCTGCTtgggggaggtggaggaggggaaaaaagaaaccaaggcTGGGCAAGCACAGGTTGTCTGTGAAGCTGATAAAACTGACATTGCTCTCAGCAGGGTGAAGGACAGGCTGAAGGTGTGGTGTTGCAGTGCACACCCCCACTCCCAGGTGACAGATGTCAGGTTGCTCAGCCCCAAGGAGGGCTCTGGCACCCACAGGTTTCTCACGTGTTTGGGTCTTGATCTGGTGAGAGTGCTCTCTACAGCTGGCCCTCCTCCAGGGAAGCGATtacctgttttttctcttaCGCTGGGTAGGATGGGGACAGTATCCTCTCAGTCCTTCCTATGCCACTCTCAGTTGTGCTCTCAGGGGTCCTGCAGGGTCTTGGGACACCCATACAGGGAAGCCATCTGCTATATGGAGCAGGTGCAAAGGTAGCAACTCTCGTATCTGCTGTCTTCAGGCCTTGCTCAAGAAATCAGTGACAATGCAGGAGAGGACCAAAACGCTGCCTTCAAAAGGTTGAGCTGGTCAGTGCTGATTTGTTTACATCAAAGTAAGTCAGAAGGTGCCTGAGAAAACTGAAGGCTAAACAGATAGGAAGCTACCATGAGAGGCTATCAGGGTGAGCATGTTGGGTGCTGGGTGGATGCAGAAGTCCCTTTGTGCACAATGTGCACACAAGAGTTGGGAAACCAGAATGTCTTCAAACTGAAGGTGAGCGAAGCTGTCCTCCGAAAAGGACTTGAGCCATGTGCATGCAGCAAGTGCAAAGCTGCACAGCTTTCCCCTCATGCACATCTCTCCCAGTCCAGCTCTCAGTTTGCCTTCATCTTtcttgaaaagcatttttgatTCCAAGTAGTAAAGGCCCTTTTAAATCGTCACTATGATTAAGTACTCTTAAGTACTGCACTGAGTAACTTCAacacatttaaatgtttttgtctGCAAGATTGTAGCAAATTCTGTTGCTAATGGATGTCCTTCTGTCACTTCCTTGGTGATGCATCCCATGCGGCTGTTTACTCAGCTCctgcccaggtgctgctgggagcatGGTGGCAACAGCTGGCACCTTGGGATAAAACACTTGGGAGGCTATAGAAGTGGCACAGAGCACACATCCAAGCTGGAGGgtagacaaaagaaaaaaagaaaagaaagcttacCCCAAAAAGCCTTCAAGAGTAGCATGACTGCTGAGGTTCTCTTGCTTCCCTCTGCCACATGGGGAATGGGGACAGGAGGACCCACACTTACACCCACTGGCAGCTCTTCTGTTTGTGTGGGGGTATTGGTGAATTCATGAGCTGGGGAACTAATGAAGCATCAGATTACAAAATTTGTGCTAGCATGTTACAAGGGGGTTGATTTTATTCTTGGTTTCTACCATGTGAGAGCCTGAGGTGAAGTCTGATTCCCAGAGGGCGTTTTCCTGTAAATCTGAGTGACCCAGAGGTAGAGTGGCACCACTGAAGGGAGGGcgagagagaagaggaaacaagCACAGGAAGCAGGAGCTCAGCCAGGCTGTGTGAAGCATCTTGAGCCAAACCTTTGCCCAAGCCAGCATGCAGCCACAGGTGGCTGTGAAACCGCTGTCCTATTACTTTCCTTTGGGTCTGACATGCTGtggctgtgtgctgctgcaaaGCAGGTGACACCCTTGGTCCCAGCTGTGAGCTCCCCACTGTGCACTGGACCTTGTGTGGGTGTCTGCAGCATGAGGGGGTCATGCAGTTTGCCCCGGTGGCAATGGACCCCCCCTGCCATAACCCCAGCCCCATTTTCTGTCTGATCAGCCAGCCAAGTGGACCTGCTCCATTGTGTGCAGTGTCCCTGGTGTTGGAGGCACAAGGGACACACAGGCATGGGCAGGGAACTGTTCTCTCATCCCAACTCCAGTTGCTTCTGTGTCAGTAAGATGTGATTCTGGCCCTTAGCCATTTTTCTAAGGGCTGTGAAAATTGCTTCTAGCACTTACTCAGTTCCTCTCACCTTCAGCTTGTtatattgagtctcggtcatttaTAACAAGCTTTTATAGTTGCAGAGATTTTCCTTCTACCCAACTCCTTCCAAGCTGTGGGACGGAGGCAAGGTTTGGGGGAGAACTGCTTTTCCACTGAACCAGCTAAGACATCtaataaaaatagtttcagaTGCAGAAGCCCTTTTCCGTGTCTGCAGCAAAACCCTGCTGAAGCCCTGGAGCTGatactgtgaaaaataagggtataaaattgtaatttattgttttgttgagtgtatctttcaatttaataatgtttgcttGGGCTGTTTGTTGAGGTAGCATGTTATATCCTGTTATTTTAAAGAGTATGTTTAAGCGTacttataaggaagaaaagtcagaaaaaccACGGGCCCGCGAAACAGGGATGTCACGTGACCATTCTCCTCAGTAACAGAACGAAGCCCGCGAAACAAGAACCaatgctgggagagcccgcgaaacaaaaaccaatgataaactgataagAGACTAAAGGGAAGGAgtttatgaaaagtataaaaggaCTGGTTTTACCTTACCAAACTTGCGAGCCGTGGGTGGAGCTGCGCCTCACTGGCCGCCCAGCGCGCTGGAGCGTGCTGCTTTACTtatatctctctcaataaaacGTTTTACTGTTGAAACATCGAGTCAGCGTTTTTAACAGTTACTCTGCCTCTTGGAAGAGCTTTGGAGAGCAGAGCTTTGGAGAGAAGGTACCCAGGTACCCAGGTACTCCAGGTAccctccttctcctcatctGCACATGAGTTGGCTTAGGGCAGACCCTCTGCAAATGAACCCCCTGGAAACACGGGTCTGTGTAAGTGGGACCatgaggcaggagctggggaaggtggCTTTGCTCATTTGCAGGAGTGTTTTCTGTGGCACAATGGAGGTATTTCAAATGGTACAGGGAACAGATGTGGAATAAGATAGTTTTGGGTTGCCACTCATCTGTCAAATACAATGGTAGACCCCCTAATTTATACTTTGTTCttggcagagaaagaaaaatatgttcatGGAGGGTTTTTTTACGTGTACTTCTGAACCTTTATTGAAATGGCATTTGCTGTAATACACGTTAAATTGGTGAATATTCATTTCAGCTGAATTGTTCCACTGCCTGCTTGGCAATAATCTTTTGTTCTTACCATGTGGAATAAAACGTTACAAATTTGGTTTTGTTAgcatatttcctttctttctagCTATTgaagtgctttgctttttgttgtcttGCTGTGACTGATGGAGGGGTGCTTTGCAGCTGTATGCCCATCTTCCCACAATGCCACTTCATGGACATGGAAAAGATGCACCTGAAGGGGacagtggctgcagcagaggcCCAGTCAGAATCCATGGGGAACTGGTTTCTGGCCAGAAACCACCGCAGCTGTGATGAGATGCAGGGAGCACTCTTGGCTGCTGCTTGGTGAGAGTTTCAGGTGttcatgttttgatttttttggtgagatttttttttttgcagggtttttttaccGATTTAAATGCTGGGTTGAAGCATTCCCTGGGTTGAAGGGAATGAGCTGCTGTTGGTATTTATGGTGGTGTTTCCTCAGGGTGATAAAGGGCAATTACATTCTGATGCACATGGTTTACATGTAGGCGTGGACTGCTTTTCTATTGAAGAAAAGCACTTGCAGGGGCCTGATTGCTCTGTCAGTGTCACCCCACCTCTCAATAAAGGACATACTACTGAAATCCTTCAAATTTTGCTGATGaacttttttcaaaattttttctcCCATACCAACCATGTATTCCAGCTTCCCATTTGACTCCCTCTCCAGAAGACTTCTAGGCTACCTGGCATTTTGCATTGGTTTAGTCTAAAATGTCAGGTGGGTCCTCTACTAGAAAGCATCTGCTGAACTACAACTTTTTGCAAACCTCAATTCCCATAGCTTCTTGcaatgttttgtaaaaaaaaaacacatgcaaGATCCAGTGAGGAGTTACCCCCAGGCAGCCCTGCAGGgggctaaaaagaaaaagcagttaaACTTTGGAGCTGTTGGAAGTGAAGTTTGAGGGCATGGCTCACTGTTATGTCAGCAGTTATTGGTAAATGGCTCCACTTAATGCACCATAAATGCCGACAGACCTGTAGGCTGCCTTTTAACCCAAACATACACTTCTCCTGTGCTTGTCAAGAGCAAGGAAGAAGGGGAACATGTCATGGTTTCACATGGGAATGTGGAAGGGAATCTGGCATGGTTAGTGACTTGCATAGGGTATAAGCAGTTAAATATTTGGGGAAGGTAGTGAAGAAATAGTTAATACTGGTATTTCGTAGAGGGAAATGGATGTGTATGGGAAGGTAATTTTACAATAGCCAAGCTACATGGCTTGTGACAAGCACTTAGGGAATCTGCCTAATTTTCATAGGAAGCTTCCATGTGGGGTGTATTTACTGACTCAGAAATTAAGAACCAAGTGTATTCCTACTAAGGAGCAGGAAGTGCACTTGGAAGATTCGGGAGCTGGGGGGGCTACCAGCAGCTTCTTACAGGAGCCATCCACAGGGTGAAAGTCTGCTGCAGTGATAGTGCCCAGCTCAATTGGGAGATTAGAataaccacattttttttcaccacttGACCCGTTTCCCTCACGTTTCCTTCAGAAGAGCAACTAGGAATGGCTGTTCCATCCATCATGACAATCCAGCCTCAGTATGGTGTGGCTGTGCCTGTTGCTTCCAGGAACATATGGCAGACAGGGCTGATGGGCTGCTGCACTGACTGCAGTGCCTGTGAGTGCCTTGGGCTGTCCTGGCTCTCAGCTGTCAGCACCGAGGGTCCCACACTCTCTCAGGACACTtttctcacctctgctgcttgGGTTGATAGCTCAATAGCTGCAGTCTGGTCCtccctgttcctcctcctctggtgCTGGTGGTACGGGGCATGCAGGCACTGATGGGTTTCTCCCTTGCCAGGCTGCTCTGGAGCCTTCTGCTTCCCCTGCCTCACCTGCCAAGGTGACATGGCTGGGGACATGAAGGGTACTGCATGTGTGAGCCAGTGTGGCCATGACGACCCTGGTTGGTGCCTTAGTCATGGGAGCAAAGGTTGTTCATTAGGGAGCACCCAGAGCATATAAGGGATGAGAACCAGGAAAAGGACACATATCTCCTGAGGACAGGCAGCTCAGCAGGTATGTatggcttggcttggctttgACAAGAGCTTCTGTACAAAGCTAGGGTAACTGCTCGTGGCCAaagtggtgctgctggggaagggaaagtgGTGGAAATAGAGGTGAGATTTTCCGCCTGGAAAACTGCTTTAGAGCTTCACCAGGGTGTGCTGCGTGCTTCTGGGGGAATCTTGACAGAAGTGGGCAAAAGAGATAAAGGAGAGCAGCTTTTGTGCTATATTGTTCatctgtgtatatataaaatgtGCCTATATATAGCAAAATGGTGCTTTGTGACCTCAGTTATCAGAGAAGTGTGATGCATCACAGGATCTGTTTTGTTCCCGTCAGCCCTTCTAATACCACAGGTGCTGCCATGGAGCTGTAGGTTTGGGGGCAGCTGGGGTGATGTGCTGGATGTGCTGTGCCCAGGCCACCTCTCCACAGAGGAGCACACGagggaaggtttttttcacagaattacagagtcacagaatgtttaggttggaaaagacctccaagatcatccagtccaacctttgattaACACCAGTCAACtcctaaaccatgtccttaagaaccttttaaatgtctccagggatggcaactccactACTGTCCTGGGaaggccattccaatgcctgacaaccctctcagtgaaaaaatatttcctaacatccagcctaaacctcctctggcacagcttccatccattccctctggtcctgtgacagtttactaaggagaagaggctgtttccctcctcgctccaacctcccttgaggtagctgaagagagctctaaggtctcctctcagcctcctccagactaaacaaccccaattccctcagcccctccacACAGGAATTCTGCTCCCTTTTAGAgtgttttcacagaattttGGGGGGTTAATGCTATCATCCTTTGCTTCAAAATAGAAATgcttctcctgtttttctgtttgctccCCACAGTGTTCTGAAACTCCAGCACTCCCTTGCCACACACggcagggagctgagggcagggagaggagggctgCTTGGTGGGCATCCCAGGCATCACCCACACAGGCAGGACAAAGGCATCAAAGCTTGGTAGGGTCAGGTGGGACACAAACTGCCCAAAGGCACTCAGGTTAATGCCCCTTGTGGAAATGCCCGTGCTCTGTGCATGTCCCTGTGTGGGGGCTGGAGAGGACCTTCCGAGGGAGCTGCCCTGGGACTCCACCCTGGCAAAGGAGCAGCAACCTGCAGTTACCAGGTCCAAAGCTCAGGCTGCTTTCCTGCTGTTGATTTCTTTGCTCAAGATGTGTGGCTGCGCATTGAGCAGGAGAGCACACCCTTAGCTGGAAGAGCACAGGAGCCTTTGCATCTCATCCCAGTGCTGCTTATCAAAGCAGTGCAGAGCTTGTGCACAGGGCAGAGAGTCTGCCTAGGACTTCCCTATGAAagcattctctctctctctttttttttttctttttttttttttaattaatgctcCAAAGGTGAAGTGAAAATGGCAGAGGGTGGTGCTGTGGCTTGTGTGAGGcagtgaggagggaaagggTGGCACATGGATCTGGAAATGGAGGTGCAGGTGATGGTACAGGGATGGTGCTGCAGAGaaggagctctgctgctctcagagGCTGCAGCCCCTTGCTGGGGAAGGATGGACAGGATCAGAGGTCCAGGGGCCATGGTGGCCCCAGGAAACCAAGGAAGAGGACTGTGAGGGCACTAGAACAGACAGGCAAGTGAAAGAGGGATGGGAACTGGTGACTGAGATTAGGGTGACCGAAAGGGTCAAGGAAAACCCACTGCCTTGAAGTCTGCTGAGAAAGCAggtggagaaggaagggaaagagggaggcaTACAGGCTGAGATGCTCAGTGAACAAAGCAAAGTTAAGGAGAGTACTGAGAGCTTGGAAAACCTGGGactgtgctgcagagctttgggacactgcaaagaggaaaaaaaaaaggaaaaacatgccAAGGAGATAGTAATGAAAGATGAACTGAGGATGAGAAGACAGGATTGAAGTATTGAAGCACTGAGGCTCTGATGCAGAGGGATCTGTGTTTTTACAGAGGCTTTTTAGTTATATATGCAGAGAAACAAAGTGCTGCTGATTTGTGGGAGGGCTCTGCTGCAAAGGACAGTGGCAGCTTCTGGCAGAGCCATGCCCCCCACTTTGGGGGGGCAGTAGGGCCTCCTTTGCTGCCCTTTCCATCTTCGAATACCTGTAAAAGACACTCTCTTCAGAAATTCCTGCAGCATCTTAATTCTGATGGCTTTTCCTTCCAGACAACAAAGTGCTTGGAGGGATCCAACTTGTGCTGGCAATGGCCTCTCAGCACGTGATCACAAACCAGCCCCACTTTTCTGCTGTCCAGCAGGTAGGAGAGTGGCAGACAGGGTTGATGGATTGCTGCACCGACTGGGGCGTGTGTGAGTATATATGTACCCCTTGATCTTGGTGATGGCTCACAATctgttttctggtgttttccctgctctggtgtttttctgatcttttcactccttccacctctgctgccccagctgctccactggtaccagcagcagagcagctctcgCATCCACATGCCTGTCCagctttcctccctttcctcctcctttgcaTCCCTCAGCCAAGTCTGTCTCACTGTCATGCAGGTCTCTGTGGAACCTTCTGCTTCTACTGCCTCTCCTGTCAAGTGGCTGGGGACATGAACCAGTGCTGCTTGTGTGGCTCCAGCGTGGCCTTGAGGACCCTGTACCGTACCC
Coding sequences within it:
- the PLAC8 gene encoding placenta-specific gene 8 protein isoform X1 encodes the protein MASQHVITNQPHFSAVQQVGEWQTGLMDCCTDWGVCLCGTFCFYCLSCQVAGDMNQCCLCGSSVALRTLYRTRYNIPGSILDDYLAAVCLSSCSLCQLKRDIKRRKEMGIFW
- the PLAC8 gene encoding placenta-specific gene 8 protein isoform X2 encodes the protein MASQHVITNQPHFSAVQQVGEWQTGLMDCCTDWGVCLCGTFCFYCLSCQVAGDMNQCCLCGSSVALRTLYRTRYNIPGSILDDYLAAVCLSSCSLCQLKRDIKRRKEMGIF